The following nucleotide sequence is from Mycobacterium sp. Z3061.
GCCGTCGCGAGCAAGCATGTCATATCCGAATTGACAGCCGGAGCGGAATTTGCCCGACTCGGGCAGCCCGGTGAACTGGCGCCCGCCAGGCCCCGACGGCGAAATTTGTACCAGGGGAATCGATTTGAGTGGTGCGACAGCCGGCACCGATGACGGCGCCGCCGGGCGTCAGGGTGAAAGCGGGCGCCGTGCCGCACGGGTGAAGACGCCCGCCTCGAATGGACCTTTGTCCTCTTCTTTGGTGCCGAAGGTGCCTATCAAGTGTTGCCGTGCGCGCCTTACGGTGAGGCGGCTGATGGGCTGGAAAGTCGGGAGGGCTCGATGGCCGAGACCTCGTTTGAGCGCTACTCGGAGTGCGCCGCGCCACGGCGCCGTCGGGCCGGTCGCGCCGGCATCCTTGCCGCTGTGCTGGTCGTCGTGGTGTTCGCATCGATCGTGGCCGTCATCGGTTTGTCGCGCCGGTCCGCAGAAGAATCGACAGCCGAACCCGTCGTCCCTCTCGATGGCACTTTTATTGCTGAATTCGGTCCCCGGACTGACATCTTCGGCAACGCCTATCAAGGGAATGTGGTGACCGAAAATTATGACGGGCCATGGTCGATCCGGTCCACGTGTCGAGCTAATGGCTGTCTGGCGACCGCATCATATGGTCGGCAGAATGCTAAGCTGTCAAGTTTGGTGTTCGACGAGATCGACGGACGATGGCTGGCGGTCGCTGTGACACCAGGCACATGTGACACCGTCGGCACCGATGTCTGGGTGATATTTACGCTGCAACCCGGTGCCGATGGGACACTATCCGGTGAGTATCTCGAGGTCCCTCAAATCCAGTGCGGCGCTCCCGGCGTTCGGGGATCGAGCTTGCCCGCCAAGCAGCTCCTGACATTTCGTCGTAGCGGAAACGTGGATTCGAATGTCCAGGTGGCGTACCCCGAGGCGCAACCACCGCGACTCCGGTCGCCAGCCCAAGGATTGCACGGTCAATATCTGGAGACAATGCAACAGATAAAGGGCACCTATACCCTTAGTCATTTTGTCAAGACGTATTGTGTCCGCACCGGAGACCACTGCATAAGTCTCGTCTACACCGACCTCGACTTTACCCCGCTGGTCTTTGCGGGCCAAAAATGGACCGTGAATTTTGAACGCGGCATGAGATGTGCGAGTGGTGGCGCGGGGCGTTATACGGACAACCGGGAATTCCCGTTGCCCCCTGCGCCGCAGGATCCGATTCCCATCCTCACGGGGCGCGCCCACCAGCAGGTGACCGGCGGCACCCCCTGCGACAGCGTCTACGACTTCGACGACAAATTCGAACGCACGGGAGAATGAATTGTGAAAAGCCTGGCCCTCTTCCCAAGCCTCGTTAGGCTGCAACGCCGACCCAACCGCCAACGCCCGCGGCTGGCCCGGATCCCGTTGCGCACCGGTGTGCTCGCGGTCATCGCGGCTGTCGTGTTCGCAATGGTCCTGGATGGATGCGGGGGCCCTAACGGGGGCCAGGCTTCGACGGCGAGTTCCGCGCCGGCCGCGCCGTCGACAAGCAAGCCTGATCCCAATAGGGCAGGTTCTTACACCGTCGCGGCCACCATATCCGTCGAAGGCGGCGCGTTCGGCCTGGCGGTGGACCCGGGCACCCACACCATCTACGTCGCCAACGCTGACAACACCGTATCGGTGATCGACGGGGCGACGCGCAGTGTGACCGCTACCGTGCCCGTCGGCAAGAGCCCGGTCGACCTGGGGGTGGACTCGAACACCCACACCCTCTATGTCGCCAGCTCGGACAACACGGTGTCGGTGATCGACGAGGCGACCCGCACCGTAACCGCCACCGTGCCCCTCGGCAAGAGCCCTGTCGACTTAGCGGTGGACTCGAGCACCCACACCGTCTACGTCACAACCGGACGCATGTGCGGCAATGCAGGGTTCTGCTACGGCGACGGCACGGTTTCGGTCATTGACGGGGCGACGCGAACCGTCGTCGGCACCGTGTCCCTCGAAAAAGGTGACGCAACCGACGTGGCGGTGGATCCGGGCACCCATGCCGTCTACATCAGCACGTTCGGCGGCGTGGCGGTGATCGACGGCGCGAAGCGCACCGTCACCGCGACCGTTCCCATCGAAGGTCCCCATCCGGACAACCTGGCAGTGGACCCGGCCACCCACACCGTCTACGGCACCGCGGGCGACGGCGTGTCGGTGATCGACGGGGCGACACACACCGTCACCGCCACCGTGCCCTTGCACGTCGACAGCGGTTCGATGCACTCGTACCCGTACGACCTGGCGGTGGACCCAGGCACCCATACCCTCTACGTCACCTACGGCTACAACGACACATTGTCCGTGGTTGACGGAGCGACGCGCACCGTCACCGCCACCCTGCAGCTGCCCACCGGCAAGGAAACGCTGCACATGCTGGCGGTGGACCCGGGCACCCATACTGTCTACGTCAGCAGCCCTGTTTACGGCGCCAACCAAGGCAGCGCCACGGTGTTGGTGATCGAACATCGATCGTAGGTTGTATCGCCGTAGGAAGCTCACCTGTTGCGCGTCCACCAGTCATACAAACCGGCGAGATCGGGTCCTTCGGCGATGCTGAGGAGCCGGTCGGAGTCCCGCGTCCACATGATGGATTTCGCCTCGGCATTGCCGTGCACCGGGCCGTAGACCTTGCCGCACACCATCCAGCCGGCAACCCTGTCGGGCGCGCGATTGTCATGCCAGGTCGCCGCGGCCGCGGGACCGGTTCCCTGCTGGCCAGGGCACGGTAGGAACCACCAATAGGCCTGGCGGCTGGCATTTTTTTCCCCCGAGAACGCCTTATCCAGCTTTTCGTTATCCGCGTAGAGCCTGTAGTAGGCGTAGGTCGGGCCGCCAGGCAGGGAGTTGTCCCGACATTCAAGGGCGGCTAGGGCAAGCATCGACTGCGCCACTCCCGTAGGTGACGACTGATTGTTCGGCGACTGGCACGAGGCGGGGTCATAACCAGCTGGCAGCACGCTTCTCAGCTGTTCCTCGGGGCCGGCGCCGGCCGTGGAAGCGGCACCGATGGCGGTCGTCGCAACGGCTCCCACCACCGCAAGGGTTCGGATTGCCAAACCCCGCAACGGATTAGATGCTTTCCACACGTTACGAGCCATTCTCTGTGGAATCGTGCCCGCCCAACCGGTGGGGCGATCTCGCTGTGTCGGGTTGCGGCGCGAGATCGCGAAAACCATTATCTGCAACTGCTATTCGGGACTGGACTAGCAGTTCTTAAGGCAATTAGTCAGGCACGAGAGCTGTGAGGAGGTGCGGCAGTAGACGTCCCCGCAACAGCGTTCGTAACAGGTGTCGCTGCAACTACTACTCTCTTCACTGCAGGGCGGGTCGGGGTCAGGGTCGGCGATGGCTATGGGAGCAAATCCCAGCGCGGCCGCCGCGACGGCCGCTGCGGCAAGTAATGAGCGAATCATAGGAGCGAATTTTCTCGGTAAGGTGATGTCCCGCTAGGGCCTTTCGGCCCTGATGGGGCGTCGGCGTCACTTTGATCAAAAGCAGGATGGCCG
It contains:
- a CDS encoding YncE family protein, translated to MVLDGCGGPNGGQASTASSAPAAPSTSKPDPNRAGSYTVAATISVEGGAFGLAVDPGTHTIYVANADNTVSVIDGATRSVTATVPVGKSPVDLGVDSNTHTLYVASSDNTVSVIDEATRTVTATVPLGKSPVDLAVDSSTHTVYVTTGRMCGNAGFCYGDGTVSVIDGATRTVVGTVSLEKGDATDVAVDPGTHAVYISTFGGVAVIDGAKRTVTATVPIEGPHPDNLAVDPATHTVYGTAGDGVSVIDGATHTVTATVPLHVDSGSMHSYPYDLAVDPGTHTLYVTYGYNDTLSVVDGATRTVTATLQLPTGKETLHMLAVDPGTHTVYVSSPVYGANQGSATVLVIEHRS